One genomic window of Terriglobales bacterium includes the following:
- a CDS encoding TonB-dependent receptor, producing the protein MRIRSCYLQVVLLGLAILFTLSVSQPALSQTATGSIIGTVTDPSGAVVPGVAVTIRSVSTGATRTLATTNAGTYSATALAPGQYTVSYQQKGFGAGSQAVIVLVGETANGDFRLQVGEQSTSINVSAETASPVNTVQAVVQDVMTAKQIDQLPLNGRNFLDLAQLNAGAQIQDGGNLDPTKQGFAAISLQGRSGRSTRIEADGVDITDDFVGTTTINLSEESIQEFQVAQSTLDPANGVTSSGAVNVITRAGSNALHGSAFYLFRNDSLAARVGATKAPFDRSMVGWRVGGPFIKNKLFWFVGHEHTLQHGTTFVSPGGNFSNFAGAFSTPFHETEATARLDWNISNNWRTFYSFHFDQLNLVTGFGGISLQPFSNRNLNAVHTFALDGTTGTYTHSFRFGLMRFRNFIQDALHVVGGLPQAFPGGVPAGIGIGPDVFCTAGVNQLCLGPNYLVPQFTLQRNKQVRYDGSVPYRSHTLRYGIEYVSILEGGFSGFIGDGPILNSNGTSTEVNFANANNTFGGGATNPLNYPLENIAFGNGLGFSSEIRGMGLPHGTFPGHRFSLYVGDVWKVKPNLTATLALRYNRVTGRTDSDARALPSLTSLIPGSDRPPRQANLDFAPQVGVAWDPFKDGKTSVRLGAGLFYDNFLTENILFDRPLRIPGGLANFTPVVNSGTVPGTSISVTPWIGQPIGSVAGQVAAAQAAFQAASAAAAATFNPNGIPGFDDPNGFNRNTLFGVLAPNLQIPRSVEINFGVQRQIRKNLFVSVDYLRNVNTHSIMNHDVNFLGAARTFNKAAAQAAIQTTIAQYPGCADIACTISQGATIQTFAANGLGSPANGLLTTIVQPNNTFAFGGVDPSFGQIMLSDTIGRSVYNALQVRLNQNVANPFPGVRQLSWQANYSLSRFNSTAPDQDVVYAQNARDNLNPLHFFGPNALDRTHMLAFGGTFDVRGGLRVSMLTRIYSALPNSLSVPLQCNCPAEIFLTDLTGDGTGSDLLPGTNLGAFGRGVKVGSLNSVINNFNSSTAGTLTPAGQALVSAGLFTSAQLKQLGAVVPAITNAPAGQVGIDNFIADDLRISYPFHLNRLWKGAGEEFVLEPTVDIFNVVNKANFDPPAGFITSPIRGVLDGSVGSANGTTYAQRANRYGLGTGVFSQGIPRAFEIGMRVSF; encoded by the coding sequence ATGCGGATACGGAGCTGTTATTTGCAGGTTGTTCTTCTCGGACTGGCAATTCTCTTCACTCTGTCGGTGAGCCAGCCAGCCTTAAGCCAGACCGCCACCGGCAGCATCATTGGAACGGTCACCGACCCGAGCGGCGCGGTGGTTCCGGGAGTGGCGGTGACCATCAGGTCGGTTTCTACGGGCGCTACTCGAACCCTGGCCACGACCAATGCCGGCACGTATTCCGCGACCGCCCTCGCGCCGGGACAGTACACCGTAAGCTACCAGCAGAAAGGCTTTGGCGCCGGGAGTCAGGCGGTCATCGTGCTTGTGGGCGAGACCGCAAATGGTGACTTCAGGCTGCAAGTCGGCGAGCAAAGCACTTCCATCAATGTGAGCGCCGAGACCGCAAGCCCTGTCAACACCGTCCAAGCGGTGGTGCAGGACGTGATGACCGCCAAACAGATCGACCAATTACCCCTAAATGGCCGCAACTTCCTCGACTTGGCACAGCTGAACGCTGGCGCGCAAATTCAGGACGGTGGAAATCTCGACCCCACCAAACAGGGTTTCGCCGCCATTTCTCTGCAGGGCCGCTCAGGACGTTCGACCCGAATTGAGGCGGACGGCGTTGACATAACTGACGATTTCGTCGGCACTACTACCATCAATTTGTCCGAAGAATCCATTCAGGAATTCCAAGTCGCGCAATCCACACTAGACCCGGCGAACGGTGTCACCAGTTCAGGGGCCGTTAATGTCATAACCCGCGCTGGCTCCAACGCACTGCACGGCAGCGCCTTCTATCTTTTCCGCAACGACTCTCTGGCTGCCCGCGTGGGGGCGACGAAGGCGCCTTTCGACCGCAGCATGGTGGGTTGGCGTGTTGGCGGGCCGTTCATTAAAAACAAGCTGTTCTGGTTTGTCGGTCATGAGCACACGCTGCAGCACGGAACGACCTTTGTCAGTCCCGGTGGGAATTTTTCCAATTTTGCCGGCGCGTTCTCAACTCCATTCCACGAGACCGAAGCCACCGCCCGTCTCGACTGGAACATCTCCAATAATTGGCGCACGTTTTATTCCTTTCACTTTGACCAGCTGAATTTGGTCACCGGATTCGGGGGGATTTCCCTTCAGCCATTCTCCAATCGAAATCTAAATGCAGTGCACACTTTCGCCTTGGACGGCACCACGGGTACCTACACCCACAGCTTCCGCTTTGGCCTGATGCGTTTTCGCAACTTCATCCAGGATGCGCTGCACGTCGTCGGTGGACTGCCCCAGGCATTCCCCGGAGGAGTGCCCGCGGGAATCGGCATTGGTCCCGATGTTTTCTGCACCGCTGGTGTCAACCAGCTCTGCCTCGGACCTAACTATCTGGTGCCGCAGTTCACATTGCAGCGCAACAAGCAGGTCCGCTATGACGGCTCGGTACCTTACCGCTCCCACACTCTTCGCTATGGGATTGAGTACGTCAGCATCCTTGAAGGCGGATTTTCTGGTTTCATCGGCGATGGTCCCATACTTAACTCGAACGGAACATCTACTGAAGTGAATTTCGCGAACGCCAACAACACATTTGGCGGCGGCGCTACTAATCCGCTCAACTATCCTCTGGAAAACATCGCCTTCGGCAACGGTCTGGGATTTTCTTCAGAAATACGAGGAATGGGCCTCCCCCATGGCACATTTCCGGGGCACCGTTTCAGCCTGTACGTGGGCGATGTCTGGAAGGTGAAGCCGAACCTGACTGCCACGCTCGCCCTGCGGTATAACCGTGTAACCGGTCGTACTGACAGCGACGCGCGCGCCCTGCCCAGCCTTACAAGCCTGATTCCGGGTTCTGACCGTCCACCCCGCCAAGCTAATCTGGACTTTGCTCCCCAGGTTGGCGTTGCTTGGGACCCATTCAAGGATGGCAAGACTTCCGTGCGCCTCGGTGCCGGCCTGTTTTACGACAATTTCCTGACCGAGAACATCCTTTTCGACCGACCGCTACGCATTCCTGGCGGCTTGGCTAACTTCACCCCTGTGGTTAACAGTGGGACCGTTCCAGGCACCTCTATCTCGGTGACTCCCTGGATTGGCCAGCCGATCGGAAGTGTCGCTGGGCAGGTTGCCGCGGCTCAAGCCGCGTTTCAGGCTGCCAGTGCTGCAGCAGCAGCCACCTTCAATCCCAATGGCATTCCCGGATTTGACGATCCTAATGGATTCAATCGGAATACTCTGTTCGGGGTACTTGCTCCGAACCTCCAGATCCCGCGCTCCGTCGAGATCAATTTCGGCGTACAGCGCCAAATCCGCAAAAACTTATTTGTCTCCGTGGATTACCTGCGCAACGTAAACACCCATTCCATCATGAACCACGATGTAAATTTCCTGGGTGCGGCCCGGACTTTCAACAAGGCTGCTGCGCAGGCCGCAATCCAAACAACAATAGCCCAGTACCCCGGTTGTGCCGACATCGCGTGCACAATTTCCCAGGGCGCCACCATCCAGACCTTCGCCGCCAATGGCTTGGGCTCGCCTGCGAATGGGCTATTGACAACAATAGTTCAGCCCAATAACACCTTCGCATTTGGCGGAGTGGATCCCAGCTTCGGCCAGATCATGCTCAGCGACACGATTGGCCGCTCGGTGTACAACGCGCTGCAGGTGCGCTTGAACCAGAATGTTGCCAATCCGTTTCCCGGCGTGCGCCAGCTTTCCTGGCAGGCCAATTACAGCCTCTCCCGCTTTAACTCGACTGCACCTGATCAGGATGTTGTCTACGCCCAGAACGCGCGCGACAATCTGAACCCCTTGCACTTTTTCGGGCCGAACGCCCTCGACCGCACTCACATGCTTGCTTTTGGCGGCACTTTCGACGTCCGCGGCGGGCTTCGAGTCAGCATGTTGACGCGCATTTACAGCGCTCTCCCGAACAGCCTGAGCGTGCCCTTACAGTGCAATTGCCCAGCTGAAATCTTCCTGACCGACCTCACCGGCGACGGCACCGGCAGTGACCTTCTGCCCGGCACAAATCTTGGCGCCTTCGGCCGCGGTGTGAAAGTCGGCAGCCTGAATTCTGTTATCAACAATTTCAATTCCAGCACTGCGGGCACGCTGACTCCTGCTGGCCAGGCCCTGGTATCAGCCGGTCTGTTTACGTCCGCGCAGTTGAAACAGCTAGGCGCAGTGGTTCCCGCCATCACCAACGCTCCCGCCGGCCAGGTTGGAATTGACAACTTCATTGCCGACGATCTGCGCATCAGCTACCCCTTTCACTTGAATCGGCTCTGGAAGGGTGCGGGAGAGGAGTTCGTGCTCGAGCCTACGGTTGACATATTCAACGTTGTGAACAAGGCAAACTTCGATCCGCCGGCTGGTTTCATTACTTCGCCTATACGCGGCGTGCTGGATGGTTCCGTCGGCTCAGCTAACGGCACCACCTATGCGCAACGCGCCAACCGATACGGTTTGGGTACGGGCGTGTTCTCGCAGGGCATTCCTCGCGCCTTCGAGATTGGGATGCGAGTGTCGTTTTAG